Below is a genomic region from Phycobacter azelaicus.
ATCCGAGCGGTGGTCTTTGCCTCGATCGCGCGGGCAACGCGTACGGCGCTGGCAAAACCATCTTCGTGGAAGCCGTGGCGCAGGTAGGCACCGGCAAACCATGTGTTGTTGTCGCCCTGGATTTTCTGAATTTCTTTCTGAGCGCGCATCGCGGCACGGTCAAAGACCGGGTGACGGAAGGTGTTGACGTCATAGATCATCTCTTCGCGCACCGGGCTGACCGGGTTGAGAGAGATGAATAGCGGATCGTCTTCAGGAATGTTCTGCAAGCGGTTCATCCAGTAGGTGACGCCGATTGCCGGGCGGGTGTCGCGTGCCTCGGCCTTGTAGACCCAGGAGGACCAGCAGGCGCGGCGTTTCGGCATCTGACCGGCATCGCGGTGCAGGATCACCTCGTTGTCTTGATAGCGCATATCCCCGAGTAGCACTTCTTCCTTGGCGGTCGGGTTAGCCAGCAGGCGCAGGGAGTCATCGGAGTGGCAGGCCATGATGACTTGATCGAACTCCTGCGCTTCGCCTTGCGGCAGGCGGATGGTAACACCGCCGGGGTGCCGCTCTACCGACTGGACCGGAGTGCCGGGGCGCAGGGTGCATCCGGTGGCGCGCAGATGCGCTTCGAGCCTGCGCACATATTCGATGCTGCCACCCTTCACCGTCCACCACTGGTGCTGGCCGGTGGCGCTGAGCAGTGCGTGATTGCGGAAGAACTGGACCAGCGCCTTGGCAGGAAAGCCGCGAATTTCCTCCATCGGAGTGGACCAGATCGCACCGCAGATGGGCATCAGGTAGTAGCGCTGAAACCAGTCGCCAAGACGCAGGTCTTCCATCAACTGCCCGATCGTCACGTCGTCGCTCTGGGCGGCCTCGACCGCGCGGGCGTTGAAGCGCAGGATGTCGCGCACCATACCATAAAAGGCCGGTCTCAGTGCGTTTGAGGGCTGGCCAAAGAGTGTTGAAAGCGTCTTCAGGCCATATTCCACGGCCCCGTCGTCGATGCTGGCGCCAAAGGTCATGTCGCTTTTGACGATGGGCACCTCCAGATCGCGGAACATTGCCGTCAGATGCGGGTAGTTCACGAAATTGAAGACAATGAACCCGGTGTCCACGGGCTGATCCCCGCGAAGCCCCGCCGTCACGGTGCGCGCATGGCCACCGAGGCGCGGCGCGGCCTCGAACAGGGTCACGTCGTGGCCGGGCGAAAGGCGGTAAGCCGCAGCCAGACCAGAAATGCCGCCGCCGACGATGGCGATGCGCTGGCGGGGAAGAGGTGGGGCATCAAAGGACATGTGATCTCCGTTTCTTTTCAACGGTTACGCAGGCTGCAGGAAAGCGGATCAAAACTTTGTTCATTCAGCCCCGGCCGCGGACTCCGGTTGGACCGACAGTGATGACAAGGTGACGGGACTGCTCGCTGTGCCCCATGAAAAAAATTTGCGGAAAAATGATCCGTCAAAGGATGCACCGCGTAGTGGGGTTATGTTGGAAGTAGACGTCGAGCCCGCACTTGAAGTGCCTGCGTCACCCGTTAGGGTGAGTGAGGACACCTCGCGCTTGCGGGAAAGGAAAGACGTGGACAAGACAAAACCGTCCGAGCAGACACCGTCCGAGCAAACACTGTGGATGCTGGCTGTACGGGACAAACGGGACCGCGTGGCCTTTGGGCAGCTGTTCGATCACTTTGCGCCCCGCCTGAAGGGCGTGATCTGCCGCTCGGGGATACCTCCGGGGCAGGCCGAGGACATCGTGCAGGACGTGATGTTGACCGTCTGGCGCAAGGCGCATCTGTTTGACCCCCAGCGGGCCCAGGTGTCGTCATGGATCTACCAGATCGCGCGAAATCGCCAGATCGATGTGATCCGAAAGGAGCGGCGGCCCGTACCGGAAGAGTTGAAGCAACCCGAAGAGGTGCAGGAAGACGCAAGCCAGATCGTGGCGCTTGAGCAGGAGACCACACGCCTGAGAGAGGCACTGGCACGGCTCAAACCCGCACAGCGCGAAATGGTTGAGAAGGCCTACCTCGGCGAGCTGACCCACTCTGATATCCGCGCCGAGACGGGTTTGCCGCTTGGCACGATTAAATCCCGCATCCGGCTGGGGCTGGAACGGTTGCGGCACGAATTGAAGGGAACTGAGACGACATGAGCGGGATTACCCATCATATCCCAGACGAGTTGCTGATTGCCTATGCGGCAGGCAACCTGGACCAGGCGTTTTCGCTTGTGCTGGCGACGCATATCTCGATGTGTGACGAGTGCCGCGCCCGTCTTGGCGCGCACGAGGCCGTTGGCGGTGCAATGCTGGAAGAATTTGCGGCCTCTGACCAGTCGATCTCGGTGTCGTCCGACATGAAGGCGCGCCTGATGGATGCGCTGGATGACCCGTTCGAGTCGCCACCAACCTATGAGCGCTCGGGCATTTTCCCGGCTCCGGTGATGGAGGCACTGGGTGGCCTTCCTCCCAAGTGGAAACCGCTCGGCATGGGGGTGCGCCAGTCGATCCTGTCCCATGGCAAGAACGGCAGCGTGCGGCTTCTTTACATTCCTGGCGGGCAGGCGGTGCCTGATCACGGCCACAACGGTCTGGAACTTACTCTCGTATTGCAAGGGGCCTTCAGCGATGAAACCGGCCGGTTCGGCGTCGGGGACATGGAGATCGCAAACAGCGATCTGGAGCATACGCCGATTGCCGATGAAGGTCCGGCCTGTATCTGCCTTGCGGCGACGGATGCTGCCTTGCGGTTCCGCTCCTTCATACCGCGCCTGTTGCAGCCGGTGTTCCGTATCTGACCGAAGGGGCTGCCTCTGCAACGGCGTGGGGCCGGATGCGGTACAGGCACAAAGCCAAAAAAGGAAGCCGTGCGATTTGAAGGGTCTTCAAACCGCACGGCTTCGTTGTTTCACTTAGCTGAAAGCATGTGCACCGTTTGATCTGATCAAACGGCCTTGGCCGCGCGGCTGTTGCGGCGCTTCAGGCTGGCTGCGCCAAGCAGACCGGTCAGCAACAGGACGCCACCGGCGGGCAGCGGCACTGGGCTCGGCCCCGTGTAGGTTGCCATTTCGGAGGAACTCATGACGCCGCTGTAGACTTCGAGGAAGTCCAGCGTGCCCGACGTGGCTTCCCTTTTTCCGGTAGCGGTGTCGTCCTCGACCATTGTAAAGGCGCTGAGCGTGCCCAGCCCACCGCTGACCGAGAAGGCCTGGCTGCCGTTGACGTAACCCGTCGTGGTCGCGCCGTCGTAGGTCACGCCGATGACTGTGTCCACGTTTGCCAATATCGTCCCGCCAGTGGCGGAGGTCGGACTATAGTATCTCAAAGCCCCGTTCAGGTTGTAGAGGCCAGAGTCCGAAGACAGGCCGGAGACATCAATAAGCTTGCGGTAGCCTGAAATGACGTCGAGCTCGACCCCGAAGAGGATCGAGTAGGTCAGCAGGCTGGACCCCATCGATACACCAAGCCCCTGGTTGGCGGCAAAGTTGTATCGCCCGCCCGACACGGACCCGGATCCGGATGCGGATGCACCGCCCTGCGAATCCGTGAAACCGGAGTCAAATGTGAACTGGCTGACTAGGGTCGCAGCATTGATGTGTGTGGCGGGAAGCAGGGACAGGCAGAGCGCTGTTGCGAGTTGCAAAGCTCTCATTATGGTTCTCCTTTGTCTAAAAATCAAAATTTTGGGCTTTATGCGCGTTAACCTGCGTTAACCTTACCGCTGCGTCCTCTGATATGTCGATGGTTGCTTCTGCCGCATGTCCGTAACGGACTTGGAGACCGAGGTGTTTATTTCGGAAGAACAGGCGTTTGCGCAGCCTTTTTGAAAGGTGATTTTGTGTGGCAGGTGGTTTTTGGTGGGCATGCGGACGGGATATCTGCCGACTTTGTTGACCAAGAACAGCCAAGTCGGCCGACTCAGCGGATAAGCGGAGGTCAAAAAGACGCGACAGGACCGTCTGCCAAATTCGCATTTTCGACAAACTCGGCCCGCTTAACGCCTCGATCCATAGCCCCTGCAACTGCGGATTTTGGTTTGTTCAACAGATTTTAAGACCAAAGGCGCAATCATGACGTGTCCATTTTGGGGGTGGGTTCATGTTGTTTAGACTCTTGGGGTTTCTGGCCTTGGCGCTGCTCACGCTGGCAGTTGGCATAGGGTATGCGACCCACACCAGCGTCCACGAGACGATTAGCCGAATGTCGGTGGACAAGGCTATGCATCACGCACGGCACATGTCGTCCCAGATCCGCGACATCGAAGACCTGCTAGAAAACCCGGTGCCGGCTCCGGATCAGATCCGCGCGATACGTAATCTTCGCCAGTTTGTCGATGTGTTCCGCTTCAAGCTGTTCGACGCCCAAGGGCGGCTTGTGCTGGTTTCGGATCAGTCGATGCTTGACGATCCTCTGCAGCAGCCGGCGTCTGAACCGGATCCCGAGGCGCTGAAGGTCATTGCCTCGCATGTACCCTTTGCCACGGTGCATGACGGGTCCGAAAAGCCGGACCGGCCCGAGCTTTACGCCGAGGCCTACGTGCCGCTTCTGAATGCGGATGGAGAGATCTTCGGAGTCGCAGAGATCTACTTGGACCAGACCGATACGCACGTTTACTTCCATGATAGCTTCAGCCACTTTGCGATATTTCTGACGGCGGTCTGCGCCGTTTTGTTCTCGGTGCCCTATATCGCCTATCTGCTGCAAAAAAAGCGCACCGAGACCTCGCAGCATGAGGTGGAGTACCTGGCCAGATACGATGCCCTGACCGGCCTGATGAATCGGCGCGAGTTCATCGACCGCGCGAATGTTCTGCTGACGGAAGGGAAGCTGGCGGCAATCTGCTACCTTGATGCGGACAAGTTCAAGGCCATCAACGATCTCCATGGACATGCGGTTGGCGATGCCTTCCTCGTTCACATCGCGGGCATTCTGCGCAGCTGCACGCATCACAGCGATCTTCTTGCGCGCTTTGGCGGCGACGAATTCGTCATCGGTTTCAAGCATATGGGCCAAGACGAGACTGAGCATGACAGTATTATCGGGCGGGTCCGCAGCATCATCCATGACGCTGCCGAAGCCTTCCAGCACGAAGAGGCCGTGATCGAGGCGTCGGTGAGTGCGGGCATTGCCTTTGTTGCGCGGGACCGGGATCTCAGCGCGGCCCTGTCGGACGCTGATGCCGCGCTTTACCATTCGAAATCGAACGGACGGAACACGTTTTCCGTCTATGGTGAGCAGATGGGCGAGGACTACCGCCAGCGTATGGCTATGCATGCCCGTCTGCGTCAGACGACGAAAGACAAGAATTTCAAGATTCTGTACCAATGTCTGGTGGATGCGCATTCCGAGCAGGTGGTCGGTTATGAGGCCCTTTTGCGGATGCATGACGAGGACGGATCGGAGATTTCGCCTTCCGTCTTTATCCCGATTGCCGAAGAACTGGGCCTGATCGGAGAGATCGGCGCCTGGGTGATCCGCTCCGCCACGCAGGAGATCGCCGCGCGAGACGATCACAGCACCATTTCGGTCAACCTTTCGGCGGCGCAGCTTTGGGATGGTGAATTGCCTGAAATCGTCCGCTCCGCGCTTGAGGAGTCCGGGCTGGCCCCGCACCGGCTGGAACTGGAGATTACGGAATCCCTCCTGCTCGATGATGATCCGGCAGTGGCCTATCAGATCGATACGCTGAAAGAGATGGGCGTATCGCTTGCCATGGATGATTTCGGTACAGGCTTTTCCAGTCTGGGGTATCTGTGGCGCTTCGGCTTTGACCGGCTCAAGGTGGACCGTTCTTTCGTGGCCGGGCTGGAGAGAGATCCGGAACGCTCACGACAGGTCATCGAGACGATCCTGATGCTGGGTAACCGTCTGAACATGCAGGTGACAG
It encodes:
- a CDS encoding NAD(P)/FAD-dependent oxidoreductase; this translates as MSFDAPPLPRQRIAIVGGGISGLAAAYRLSPGHDVTLFEAAPRLGGHARTVTAGLRGDQPVDTGFIVFNFVNYPHLTAMFRDLEVPIVKSDMTFGASIDDGAVEYGLKTLSTLFGQPSNALRPAFYGMVRDILRFNARAVEAAQSDDVTIGQLMEDLRLGDWFQRYYLMPICGAIWSTPMEEIRGFPAKALVQFFRNHALLSATGQHQWWTVKGGSIEYVRRLEAHLRATGCTLRPGTPVQSVERHPGGVTIRLPQGEAQEFDQVIMACHSDDSLRLLANPTAKEEVLLGDMRYQDNEVILHRDAGQMPKRRACWSSWVYKAEARDTRPAIGVTYWMNRLQNIPEDDPLFISLNPVSPVREEMIYDVNTFRHPVFDRAAMRAQKEIQKIQGDNNTWFAGAYLRHGFHEDGFASAVRVARAIEAKTTARIAA
- a CDS encoding ChrR family anti-sigma-E factor, producing MSGITHHIPDELLIAYAAGNLDQAFSLVLATHISMCDECRARLGAHEAVGGAMLEEFAASDQSISVSSDMKARLMDALDDPFESPPTYERSGIFPAPVMEALGGLPPKWKPLGMGVRQSILSHGKNGSVRLLYIPGGQAVPDHGHNGLELTLVLQGAFSDETGRFGVGDMEIANSDLEHTPIADEGPACICLAATDAALRFRSFIPRLLQPVFRI
- a CDS encoding putative bifunctional diguanylate cyclase/phosphodiesterase, giving the protein MLFRLLGFLALALLTLAVGIGYATHTSVHETISRMSVDKAMHHARHMSSQIRDIEDLLENPVPAPDQIRAIRNLRQFVDVFRFKLFDAQGRLVLVSDQSMLDDPLQQPASEPDPEALKVIASHVPFATVHDGSEKPDRPELYAEAYVPLLNADGEIFGVAEIYLDQTDTHVYFHDSFSHFAIFLTAVCAVLFSVPYIAYLLQKKRTETSQHEVEYLARYDALTGLMNRREFIDRANVLLTEGKLAAICYLDADKFKAINDLHGHAVGDAFLVHIAGILRSCTHHSDLLARFGGDEFVIGFKHMGQDETEHDSIIGRVRSIIHDAAEAFQHEEAVIEASVSAGIAFVARDRDLSAALSDADAALYHSKSNGRNTFSVYGEQMGEDYRQRMAMHARLRQTTKDKNFKILYQCLVDAHSEQVVGYEALLRMHDEDGSEISPSVFIPIAEELGLIGEIGAWVIRSATQEIAARDDHSTISVNLSAAQLWDGELPEIVRSALEESGLAPHRLELEITESLLLDDDPAVAYQIDTLKEMGVSLAMDDFGTGFSSLGYLWRFGFDRLKVDRSFVAGLERDPERSRQVIETILMLGNRLNMQVTAEGIETQTQSKILSDLGCDILQGYLYGRPAPLDTPNTEGADDSAHRAF
- a CDS encoding VPLPA-CTERM sorting domain-containing protein → MRALQLATALCLSLLPATHINAATLVSQFTFDSGFTDSQGGASASGSGSVSGGRYNFAANQGLGVSMGSSLLTYSILFGVELDVISGYRKLIDVSGLSSDSGLYNLNGALRYYSPTSATGGTILANVDTVIGVTYDGATTTGYVNGSQAFSVSGGLGTLSAFTMVEDDTATGKREATSGTLDFLEVYSGVMSSSEMATYTGPSPVPLPAGGVLLLTGLLGAASLKRRNSRAAKAV
- a CDS encoding sigma-70 family RNA polymerase sigma factor, which codes for MLEVDVEPALEVPASPVRVSEDTSRLRERKDVDKTKPSEQTPSEQTLWMLAVRDKRDRVAFGQLFDHFAPRLKGVICRSGIPPGQAEDIVQDVMLTVWRKAHLFDPQRAQVSSWIYQIARNRQIDVIRKERRPVPEELKQPEEVQEDASQIVALEQETTRLREALARLKPAQREMVEKAYLGELTHSDIRAETGLPLGTIKSRIRLGLERLRHELKGTETT